In Chitinophagales bacterium, the following are encoded in one genomic region:
- a CDS encoding DUF4468 domain-containing protein, with translation MKQLLIFSGILLIFSNAFAQKSLPSPPVLPRNPDDNKVYYKEISQTDGVERAELMKRAMNWVHHYYKNPTGIINLSDSINGVIILKPQFVTYRVKDDIKVQASMIRYTLTLGFKDGGKYRYEIKDINLKADSYFPLEKLFDENDPNVADHYNTLSEADRTFQELIKGLKKGMDMPSEKIKKDEW, from the coding sequence ATGAAGCAATTATTGATTTTCTCAGGCATTTTACTCATCTTTTCCAATGCTTTTGCCCAAAAGTCATTACCATCTCCGCCTGTATTGCCACGCAACCCCGATGACAATAAAGTTTACTATAAGGAAATAAGCCAGACCGATGGTGTGGAGCGGGCGGAACTGATGAAAAGGGCAATGAATTGGGTCCACCATTATTATAAAAACCCTACAGGAATCATTAACCTTTCAGACTCCATTAATGGTGTAATTATTTTAAAACCTCAGTTTGTAACCTATAGAGTTAAGGATGACATTAAAGTACAGGCCTCTATGATAAGGTATACTTTAACATTGGGATTTAAAGATGGAGGAAAGTACCGATACGAAATAAAAGATATAAATCTGAAAGCAGATAGCTATTTCCCACTAGAAAAGCTATTTGATGAAAACGATCCTAATGTTGCCGATCACTACAATACTTTGAGTGAAGCCGATAGAACTTTCCAGGAACTGATAAAAGGTTTGAAAAAGGGAATGGATATGCCCAGCGAGAAGATTAAAAAAGATGAATGGTAA
- a CDS encoding MBL fold metallo-hydrolase, with product MQLPVKILFRIAVCLHIGILFYGCEDYVPGLSMTKIDNNFYLFPGDGGNSAVLLSDSIVFIIDTKVKDGSEKLHTWVEKKAKGKKEIVVNTHFHRDHTGGNHLYPDARIIAGNYGDSLWLQFNSAEDKPNEWIAASKELTIGDEDVLIQNVGEAHTFDDVVVYLKKRKVLFTGDVVLNRYHPYLQREAGASINKYMSACDWMISNFEINLVVPGHGETGGDDLIDNFRQYFIDMKEAANNANSMVTMESKYGDYKSVPVNKAGFDETIQFIREDESGNIILPSDTLSR from the coding sequence ATGCAATTGCCGGTTAAGATATTGTTCCGAATAGCAGTTTGCCTTCATATCGGTATTTTATTTTATGGGTGTGAAGACTATGTACCGGGATTGTCAATGACAAAAATTGATAACAATTTCTATCTTTTTCCTGGTGATGGAGGTAACAGTGCTGTTCTTTTATCGGATTCAATTGTTTTTATAATTGATACAAAAGTGAAAGATGGATCTGAAAAATTGCACACCTGGGTAGAGAAAAAAGCAAAAGGGAAAAAGGAAATTGTTGTGAATACCCACTTTCACCGCGATCATACCGGAGGGAACCATTTATATCCGGATGCCCGAATTATTGCAGGAAATTACGGCGATAGCTTATGGCTTCAATTTAATTCCGCTGAGGATAAACCTAATGAATGGATTGCCGCTTCTAAAGAACTGACAATAGGGGATGAAGATGTATTAATTCAAAATGTCGGGGAAGCCCATACTTTTGATGATGTTGTTGTTTACCTTAAGAAACGCAAAGTTTTGTTTACCGGCGATGTGGTTCTCAATCGCTACCATCCCTATTTACAGCGGGAAGCTGGTGCAAGCATAAATAAATATATGTCTGCCTGCGACTGGATGATCAGCAATTTCGAGATAAACCTGGTGGTACCAGGCCATGGAGAAACGGGCGGAGATGACCTTATTGATAATTTCAGGCAATATTTTATAGATATGAAAGAAGCTGCCAACAATGCTAATTCAATGGTAACCATGGAAAGCAAGTATGGAGATTATAAAAGTGTACCTGTAAATAAAGCCGGTTTTGATGAAACAATTCAATTTATCAGGGAGGATGAAAGCGGCAATATAATTTTACCTTCTGATACGCTCTCCAGGTAA
- a CDS encoding glycosyltransferase family 2 protein, with amino-acid sequence MIVSILVPCYNEQEVLEETIYRLLAVAREIDLDYEIIFIDDGSTDATLSIIEHSCATNKKIKCISLSRNFGHQPAISAGINHASGDVAIIIDADLQDPPELIPDMIKMWQLENCNVVYAVRRRRDKESAFKKLTARWYYRILSNLSDVSIPKDTGDFRLIDRKVIDTFLKLPEKQKYIRGLIAWVGFIQKPIFYERKERFAGITKFSVNNMLRFARVGLVYFTKKPLRLATNLGLFCFIVSIGLVVYVLISKFYFPETTVRGWSSIIIAIIFFGGVQLLSIGLMGEYIASIFDEIKSRPEYIMDRKINFDHEKLGAKDQP; translated from the coding sequence ATGATAGTGTCTATTCTAGTACCATGTTATAATGAACAGGAAGTTTTAGAAGAAACAATCTATCGGTTACTTGCAGTTGCACGGGAAATCGATTTAGATTATGAAATAATATTTATTGATGATGGAAGTACTGATGCCACTCTTTCAATAATCGAGCACTCTTGTGCAACCAATAAAAAAATTAAATGTATTTCACTAAGCAGAAATTTTGGTCACCAGCCTGCTATATCAGCTGGCATAAACCACGCTTCCGGTGATGTAGCAATTATAATAGATGCTGACCTGCAAGATCCTCCTGAGTTGATTCCTGATATGATAAAAATGTGGCAACTCGAAAATTGTAATGTGGTATATGCTGTGCGAAGAAGAAGGGATAAAGAATCTGCGTTTAAGAAATTAACTGCAAGGTGGTATTATCGAATATTAAGTAATCTTTCTGATGTATCGATTCCAAAAGACACCGGCGATTTTCGGCTGATTGACCGTAAAGTGATAGATACTTTTTTAAAATTGCCGGAAAAACAAAAGTATATAAGAGGCCTGATAGCCTGGGTAGGTTTTATACAAAAGCCGATTTTTTATGAACGCAAAGAGCGATTTGCCGGGATCACAAAATTTTCGGTAAATAATATGTTGCGCTTCGCGCGTGTTGGCCTCGTATATTTCACTAAAAAGCCACTAAGACTTGCTACCAATCTGGGGTTGTTCTGTTTTATTGTAAGCATCGGACTCGTGGTGTATGTTCTTATTTCCAAATTCTATTTCCCTGAAACTACTGTTAGGGGATGGTCTTCAATTATAATAGCTATAATATTTTTTGGAGGTGTTCAATTATTAAGTATTGGATTAATGGGTGAATATATTGCCAGTATATTCGATGAAATAAAATCCAGGCCGGAGTATATTATGGATCGTAAAATAAATTTTGATCATGAAAAGTTAGGCGCTAAAGATCAACCGTGA
- a CDS encoding sugar transferase translates to MQQTKYIKESICLYAVMDYLTALFSWAIFFTLRKVFIEHFTYEQFSLFMNDRKFVQGLLIIPFSWLLLYYLTGTYTNIYLKSRVNELTQTLYVTVMGVVILFFAVLIDDRIFNYRDYYESIGILLSVHFFLTMSGRLLVLNRSKYQMDKGMVYFPTLFIGGNKRAIEVHKELNGKSKAQGYQFIGFIETNGHGNGNGSVHINGNGNGNGLSTYLPKMGVMADLEPVIRNHEVRQVVVAIESSEHHQLREILNQLADRNVIIKIVPDMYDILAGSVRMNHLLGASFIEIYPQLMSKWQYIVKRISDIIVSALVLIIFLPLYLFVALKVRFSSKGPIIYSQERIGIHGKPFRIYKFRSMYVNAETNGPLLSSHEDPRITSWGKIMRKWRLDELPQFFNVLKGEMSMVGPRPERKYYIDQILQQTTDYKHLHRVQPGITSLGMVKFGYAENVQQMISRMKYDLLYIENMSLILDLKILLYTFRTILQGRGK, encoded by the coding sequence ATGCAACAAACGAAATACATAAAAGAAAGTATTTGTTTGTATGCGGTAATGGATTACCTCACCGCATTATTTTCATGGGCAATCTTTTTCACACTCCGAAAAGTCTTTATTGAGCACTTTACTTATGAGCAATTTTCATTATTTATGAATGATCGCAAATTCGTACAAGGGCTGTTAATTATACCTTTTAGTTGGCTTCTGCTCTATTATCTCACTGGGACTTATACTAATATTTATCTAAAATCGCGGGTAAATGAGCTTACCCAAACCCTTTATGTTACAGTTATGGGGGTAGTAATCCTGTTTTTTGCGGTATTAATAGATGACCGGATTTTTAACTACCGTGATTATTATGAATCTATTGGTATCCTGCTTTCCGTACATTTTTTTTTGACTATGTCAGGAAGGCTTTTAGTGCTTAACCGCAGTAAATACCAGATGGATAAGGGCATGGTTTACTTCCCAACTTTATTTATTGGTGGAAATAAGAGAGCTATTGAAGTACATAAAGAACTAAACGGAAAAAGTAAAGCACAGGGATACCAGTTTATTGGCTTTATTGAAACAAATGGTCACGGCAATGGCAATGGTAGCGTTCACATTAATGGAAATGGTAACGGTAACGGGCTCAGCACGTATTTGCCAAAGATGGGCGTAATGGCAGATCTGGAACCTGTTATCCGTAATCACGAGGTAAGGCAGGTGGTTGTGGCTATTGAATCTTCTGAACATCATCAGCTTCGCGAAATATTAAATCAGCTTGCGGACAGGAATGTGATCATTAAGATTGTCCCTGATATGTACGATATTCTGGCAGGTTCGGTAAGAATGAACCATTTATTGGGTGCTTCTTTTATCGAAATATACCCACAGCTGATGTCGAAGTGGCAATATATCGTTAAGCGTATTTCAGACATCATTGTTTCGGCGCTTGTGCTTATTATTTTCCTGCCATTGTATCTCTTTGTTGCATTAAAAGTGCGGTTCTCTTCCAAAGGTCCCATAATCTATTCTCAGGAACGAATAGGCATTCATGGGAAGCCTTTCCGTATTTATAAATTCCGAAGCATGTATGTAAATGCGGAGACTAATGGACCTTTACTTTCTTCTCATGAAGATCCCCGGATAACCTCATGGGGAAAAATAATGCGGAAATGGCGGCTTGATGAATTACCGCAGTTCTTTAATGTATTAAAGGGTGAAATGAGTATGGTGGGTCCACGCCCTGAAAGGAAATATTATATAGATCAAATTCTGCAGCAGACCACAGACTATAAACACCTGCATCGCGTGCAACCTGGTATCACTTCACTAGGTATGGTGAAATTCGGATATGCCGAAAATGTGCAACAGATGATCTCCCGAATGAAATACGACCTGCTTTATATTGAAAATATGTCTTTAATATTAGACCTTAAGATCCTGCTGTATACATTCAGGACGATCTTACAAGGCAGGGGGAAATAA
- the gyrB gene encoding DNA topoisomerase (ATP-hydrolyzing) subunit B produces the protein MITEEVKIPRKKSDYTADNIQVLEGLEAVRKRPAMYIGDVSLRGLHHLVYEVVDNSIDEALVGYAKNIDVFINEDNSITVIDDGRGIPTEIHKKEGRSALEVVMTVLHAGGKFNKDTYKVSGGLHGVGVSCVNALSTTLKATVYREGKIYQQEYDRGKPRYSVKTIGTTDRTGTEVTFIPDPTIFKVTEYKYDTIAARLKELSFLNRGIKLALTDYREKDEKGNFISEIFLSQGGLKEFVQYLDNTREPLIAEPIYIEGSRDNVIVEIAIQYNTAYNENVHSYVNNINTLEGGTHVAGFRRAITRVFKAYGEKNNLFSKIDFDITGDDLREGLTAVISVKVPEPQFEGQTKSKLGNSEVVGVVDTTLGEALSNYLEEHPRESKILISKVVLSATARNAARKAREMVQRKNGLTGSGLPGKLADCSDNDPEACELYLVEGDSAGGTAKQGRDRKFQAILPLRGKILNVEKAMEHKIYDNEEIKNMFTAMGVSIGTAEDDKALNVEKLRYHKIIIMTDADVDGSHITTLILTFFFRYMKELIETGKIYIAAPPLYLVKKGKEQIYCWDEEDRKAAVKQLGGGKDDSVGIQRYKGLGEMNAEQLWETTMNPETRTLWLVTIESAAEADHIFSMLMGDDVPPRRAFIESHAKYARLDV, from the coding sequence ATGATTACAGAAGAAGTTAAAATTCCAAGGAAGAAATCAGATTATACTGCAGATAATATCCAGGTTCTTGAAGGCCTGGAGGCTGTGAGAAAAAGGCCTGCAATGTATATCGGGGATGTTAGTTTGCGGGGATTACACCACCTGGTTTATGAAGTAGTTGATAACTCGATTGATGAGGCACTTGTCGGATATGCGAAAAACATTGATGTCTTTATTAATGAAGACAATTCAATTACGGTTATAGATGATGGAAGAGGTATTCCGACAGAAATACATAAAAAAGAAGGCAGGTCTGCGTTAGAAGTAGTAATGACAGTACTTCACGCGGGTGGGAAATTCAATAAGGATACTTACAAGGTTTCGGGAGGGTTGCATGGTGTAGGAGTTTCGTGCGTAAATGCCTTGTCCACTACACTAAAGGCAACTGTCTATCGGGAGGGGAAAATATATCAGCAGGAGTACGACCGCGGTAAACCCCGTTATTCCGTTAAAACCATCGGCACAACGGACCGTACCGGCACAGAGGTTACTTTTATTCCTGATCCAACGATATTTAAGGTAACGGAATACAAGTACGATACTATTGCGGCAAGACTAAAAGAATTATCCTTTTTAAACCGGGGAATCAAGCTTGCTCTTACCGATTACCGGGAAAAGGATGAAAAAGGAAATTTCATTTCGGAAATATTTCTATCCCAGGGTGGCTTAAAGGAATTTGTACAATATCTTGATAATACCCGCGAACCTTTAATTGCTGAACCTATTTATATTGAAGGAAGCCGCGACAATGTAATTGTGGAAATTGCCATTCAATATAATACCGCATATAATGAAAATGTGCACTCCTATGTAAATAACATCAATACCCTGGAGGGAGGCACTCACGTTGCAGGATTCAGAAGGGCCATCACCCGTGTATTTAAAGCATATGGTGAAAAAAATAACCTGTTTTCGAAAATAGATTTTGATATTACCGGCGATGATCTGCGGGAAGGCCTTACCGCTGTGATCTCTGTAAAAGTGCCGGAACCGCAGTTTGAAGGACAAACCAAATCGAAGCTGGGTAATTCTGAAGTAGTGGGCGTAGTAGATACCACCTTAGGGGAAGCATTATCCAATTACCTGGAAGAGCATCCACGGGAATCAAAGATATTGATCAGTAAAGTAGTATTGAGCGCTACTGCAAGAAATGCTGCCCGCAAGGCAAGAGAAATGGTTCAGCGCAAAAATGGCCTCACAGGATCCGGCTTGCCGGGAAAGCTGGCAGACTGTTCTGATAATGACCCGGAGGCTTGTGAACTATACCTGGTGGAAGGTGATTCAGCAGGAGGAACAGCAAAACAGGGCCGTGACCGAAAGTTCCAGGCTATACTTCCTTTAAGGGGGAAAATTCTGAATGTAGAAAAAGCAATGGAACATAAAATATACGACAATGAAGAAATAAAAAATATGTTTACTGCCATGGGAGTAAGCATTGGAACAGCAGAAGATGATAAAGCGCTGAATGTAGAAAAGCTCCGGTATCACAAAATAATTATAATGACCGATGCGGATGTAGATGGAAGCCATATTACCACCCTGATTCTTACTTTCTTTTTCCGGTATATGAAAGAGTTAATTGAAACAGGTAAGATATACATTGCAGCACCCCCATTATACCTGGTAAAAAAAGGAAAAGAGCAGATCTATTGCTGGGATGAAGAAGATCGTAAAGCTGCTGTAAAGCAGCTCGGTGGAGGAAAAGATGATAGTGTAGGCATTCAGCGATATAAGGGTCTCGGAGAGATGAATGCAGAGCAGCTATGGGAAACAACTATGAATCCTGAAACGAGAACGCTTTGGCTCGTTACCATAGAAAGTGCTGCGGAAGCTGATCATATTTTTTCGATGCTAATGGGTGATGATGTACCTCCACGCAGGGCGTTTATAGAATCCCATGCAAAATATGCAAGACTGGATGTTTAG
- the mtaB gene encoding tRNA (N(6)-L-threonylcarbamoyladenosine(37)-C(2))-methylthiotransferase MtaB, translating into MSVHKKIAFHTLGCKLNFAETSAISRLICADGFEKVDFEGKADIYIINTCSVTENADKECRAVVRKALRYSPRAQIVILGCYAQLKPLEIAEIPGVDLVLGAREKFNIGEYLRKLPEEKIINSKAAVYSCDIDEVNLFESSYSFGERTRAFLKVQDGCNYNCTYCTIPLARGKSRSDTIAHVTEQSQMIAQSGVKEIVLSGVNLGDFGIHDAVSRHHEETFYELLQKLENVEAISRFRISSIEPNLLKDEIIEFVARSTRIMPHFHIPLQSGSDEILKQMKRRYLTGLYKDRIEKIKYLMPHSCVGADVIVGFPGELEKNFEETYQLLVDLDINYLHVFTYSERDHTEGAAMEKVVPKSIRNQRNKMLRILSEEKKQAFYRQHIGTTRKVLFEGGENHYTASGYTDNYIRVTAEGYPGIVGSIEAVTLENESANSLRGRLISKSITNYEFILS; encoded by the coding sequence ATGTCTGTGCACAAAAAGATCGCTTTTCATACCCTGGGATGTAAATTAAATTTTGCAGAAACATCGGCTATCTCACGATTGATTTGTGCAGACGGTTTTGAAAAGGTAGATTTTGAAGGCAAAGCAGATATTTATATTATCAATACATGTTCCGTGACAGAAAATGCGGATAAAGAATGCAGGGCTGTAGTGCGTAAAGCATTAAGATATTCGCCCCGGGCCCAAATAGTCATATTAGGATGCTATGCCCAATTAAAACCTTTGGAAATAGCAGAGATACCCGGTGTAGACCTGGTATTAGGCGCCAGAGAAAAGTTTAATATCGGGGAATACCTTAGAAAGCTACCTGAAGAAAAGATAATAAATAGTAAAGCAGCTGTTTACTCTTGTGACATTGATGAAGTAAACTTATTTGAAAGCAGCTATTCATTCGGAGAGCGCACCAGGGCATTCCTAAAAGTTCAGGATGGTTGCAATTACAATTGCACTTACTGCACCATCCCATTAGCCCGTGGAAAAAGCCGTAGTGACACTATAGCACATGTAACGGAGCAATCTCAAATGATTGCACAATCCGGAGTGAAGGAAATTGTTTTAAGCGGCGTGAACCTAGGGGATTTTGGAATCCACGATGCAGTTAGTCGCCACCATGAAGAAACGTTCTATGAACTCTTGCAGAAACTGGAAAATGTAGAAGCAATTTCACGGTTCCGCATTTCTTCAATTGAACCTAACCTGCTGAAGGATGAAATAATTGAATTTGTTGCAAGGTCAACGCGCATCATGCCCCATTTTCATATTCCTCTTCAGTCTGGGTCCGATGAAATCTTAAAACAAATGAAACGCAGGTATTTAACGGGATTGTATAAAGACCGAATTGAAAAGATAAAATACTTAATGCCGCATTCCTGTGTTGGAGCCGATGTTATTGTTGGTTTTCCAGGTGAATTAGAGAAAAATTTTGAAGAAACATATCAGCTTCTCGTGGACCTTGATATAAATTATTTGCACGTATTCACATATTCGGAAAGAGACCATACGGAAGGAGCTGCTATGGAAAAGGTAGTACCCAAATCAATCCGAAACCAAAGGAATAAAATGCTTAGGATCCTTTCTGAAGAAAAAAAACAGGCATTTTATAGACAGCACATAGGCACGACCAGAAAAGTTTTATTTGAAGGAGGAGAAAATCATTATACAGCATCAGGTTATACGGATAACTACATACGGGTTACGGCTGAAGGTTATCCCGGTATTGTTGGCAGCATTGAGGCTGTAACATTAGAAAACGAATCAGCCAATTCTTTAAGAGGAAGATTAATTTCGAAATCAATTACCAATTACGAATTTATTCTGTCTTAA
- a CDS encoding glycosyltransferase family 39 protein: MNVNVLTAGRLRITGIGLLAVIIYFPLFLHLTSYPIRLWDESRLAVNAAEMAKSGNWIVTTYDGAPDMWNTKPPLMIWMQVICIHLFGLNELAIRFPAAICGVLTCAMLFLFADRYVHSYSLGFIATVVLVSSAGYIMPHVERTGDYDAMLVFLTTFYLLCFFILIESEQQQKNFLLFFFIGITLALLCKGIAGLLFLPSLIIYAFARRKVFSILRNRSFYIGISLFFLIGGGYYLIREIINPGYFKAVLENEAGGRYLHTIEDHKFPFWFYINQIIDSHYSAWYLLIPCGIVIGLFYKQKMIRRLSAFLVLCVLQYILIISSAQTKLKWYDAPIYPLLALITGIFLNWIYEVTSQNISFSNHLKYPVGGLILMFFILILPYSHIIDQVYSFKNYSYEQIEYEIPIYLQNAIRNQKNLNNVKIICPDYPANILFYIDMLKENHQAASFAREEDIKQGDTVMVAADNIVNNLQAKYNVSIIDAMNQVKVFRIISSKQ, translated from the coding sequence ATGAATGTTAATGTTTTAACAGCTGGCAGATTAAGAATAACCGGCATTGGGCTGCTGGCGGTAATTATTTATTTTCCTCTTTTTCTTCACCTTACTTCTTATCCTATCAGGCTTTGGGATGAGTCCCGTTTGGCAGTGAATGCTGCTGAGATGGCAAAATCAGGTAACTGGATTGTAACCACTTACGATGGTGCGCCTGACATGTGGAATACCAAACCTCCACTCATGATTTGGATGCAGGTTATATGCATCCATCTTTTCGGTTTAAATGAACTGGCTATCAGATTTCCAGCAGCAATATGCGGTGTGTTGACATGTGCTATGTTATTTTTATTTGCTGACAGATATGTGCACAGTTATAGTCTCGGCTTTATTGCAACGGTAGTTCTGGTCTCATCTGCAGGATACATTATGCCTCACGTAGAAAGAACAGGAGATTATGATGCTATGCTGGTATTTTTAACTACATTTTACCTATTGTGCTTTTTTATTTTAATTGAATCTGAACAACAACAAAAAAATTTTCTACTGTTTTTTTTTATTGGTATAACACTCGCCCTCCTGTGTAAGGGAATAGCCGGTTTACTATTTCTGCCTTCTTTAATAATATATGCTTTTGCAAGACGCAAAGTTTTTTCAATCCTGAGAAATAGATCGTTTTATATAGGAATATCTCTATTTTTTCTAATAGGAGGAGGATATTATCTTATCCGTGAAATAATAAACCCAGGATATTTTAAAGCTGTTTTGGAAAATGAAGCAGGTGGAAGATACCTTCATACTATTGAAGATCACAAATTTCCGTTTTGGTTCTATATTAATCAAATAATAGATAGTCATTATAGCGCCTGGTATTTACTGATACCCTGCGGAATTGTAATTGGCCTCTTCTACAAGCAAAAGATGATCAGGAGACTGTCAGCGTTCCTTGTTTTGTGTGTTCTGCAGTATATTTTAATAATTTCCTCGGCACAAACCAAACTTAAATGGTACGATGCACCAATATATCCTTTGTTAGCTTTAATAACAGGGATTTTTTTGAATTGGATATATGAAGTGACTTCCCAAAATATTTCTTTTTCTAACCATCTTAAATATCCCGTTGGGGGTTTAATCCTTATGTTCTTTATTTTGATACTTCCGTATAGCCATATTATAGATCAAGTTTATTCATTTAAAAATTATTCATATGAGCAAATAGAATATGAAATACCTATCTATTTACAAAATGCAATCAGAAATCAGAAGAATTTAAATAATGTAAAAATCATCTGTCCTGATTATCCTGCCAACATATTGTTTTATATTGATATGCTGAAAGAGAACCATCAGGCGGCCTCCTTTGCCAGAGAAGAGGATATAAAGCAAGGGGATACTGTAATGGTGGCTGCTGATAATATTGTAAATAATCTTCAGGCAAAATACAATGTATCAATAATTGACGCTATGAATCAAGTAAAGGTTTTTCGCATTATTTCATCAAAACAATAA
- a CDS encoding Gfo/Idh/MocA family oxidoreductase, with the protein MLRIGVLGTGHLGKIHLKLIREIKDFELVGFFDPNDENAMQAVREFGTRRFDNIDELIDEADCIDIVTNTVSHYDCAVKAIKKSKHIFIEKPLTNTLEEARNLVKLAEEARIKAQVGHVERFNPAFLAIKPYFLKPMFIETHRLAQFNPRGTDVPVVLDLMIHDIDITLNVVKSSVKKVSASGVSVVSSTPDIANARLEFDNGCVANITASRISLKQMRKTRMFQKDGYISIDFLDKKAEIIRLSDKRDNSNPFAIELNTGNNETRVINFERPEIKPINSIKMELELFYSSIQQDKETAVTLSDGYNAMKIAYEIIDKIDRVNSFS; encoded by the coding sequence ATGTTGAGAATTGGTGTGCTTGGTACCGGCCACCTCGGTAAAATTCATTTAAAGCTGATCCGGGAGATAAAAGATTTTGAGCTGGTAGGTTTTTTCGATCCAAACGATGAGAATGCCATGCAGGCTGTACGTGAGTTTGGTACTAGACGATTTGACAACATAGATGAATTAATTGATGAAGCAGATTGCATTGATATTGTAACTAACACTGTGTCCCATTATGACTGTGCTGTAAAAGCAATAAAAAAATCAAAGCATATTTTTATTGAGAAGCCTCTAACAAACACCCTTGAAGAAGCGCGCAATCTCGTAAAGCTTGCAGAAGAGGCCCGTATAAAAGCACAGGTAGGTCATGTAGAAAGATTTAATCCTGCATTTCTTGCAATTAAGCCTTATTTTTTAAAGCCCATGTTTATAGAAACACATCGGCTTGCACAATTTAATCCAAGAGGTACAGATGTACCTGTTGTCCTTGACTTAATGATTCATGACATAGACATAACGCTGAATGTAGTTAAATCATCAGTAAAAAAAGTTAGTGCAAGCGGAGTTTCAGTGGTTTCCTCTACTCCGGATATTGCCAATGCACGACTTGAATTCGACAATGGGTGTGTGGCTAATATTACAGCCAGCAGAATTTCACTTAAGCAAATGCGCAAAACAAGAATGTTTCAAAAAGATGGATACATCAGCATTGATTTTCTTGATAAGAAAGCGGAAATAATCAGGCTTTCCGATAAGAGAGATAATAGTAATCCCTTCGCTATTGAATTAAATACCGGCAATAACGAAACCAGGGTAATTAACTTTGAACGTCCGGAAATCAAGCCGATTAACTCCATTAAGATGGAGCTGGAACTTTTTTATTCTTCAATTCAGCAGGATAAAGAAACTGCTGTAACATTATCAGACGGTTATAATGCTATGAAAATTGCCTATGAGATAATTGATAAAATAGATCGTGTGAACTCCTTTAGCTGA